From Mucilaginibacter rubeus, a single genomic window includes:
- a CDS encoding lipopolysaccharide assembly protein LapA domain-containing protein produces the protein MSIKTIVIVAIAVLLTIVLMQNTDEVYFKFLFATFRVSKLMMMLVVAITGFVLGLIVAWPKKQKYDIEGYHDALHKKDNTDTLSDEDREYIS, from the coding sequence ATGAGCATTAAAACTATAGTCATTGTAGCCATCGCAGTTTTGCTTACCATCGTCCTGATGCAAAACACAGATGAGGTTTACTTCAAATTTCTGTTCGCCACTTTCAGGGTATCTAAACTAATGATGATGCTTGTAGTTGCCATAACGGGTTTTGTGCTCGGCCTGATTGTCGCCTGGCCCAAAAAACAGAAGTATGATATTGAAGGGTATCATGACGCCCTACACAAAAAAGACAACACCGATACACTAAGCGACGAAGACAGGGAATACATCA